The Thermacetogenium phaeum DSM 12270 genome segment GGTATTTGTAAGGCAGAGGGCAGAGCTGGTCGGCAGTGAGGATCTGGATAAACGCTTCAGCCGGTGCCCGGTTTGCGGGCAGCGTTACAGGAATCAGGGGACCTATATCATCCCTGCCTTTGGTTTTATCATCGATCAAAAGGGGCCGACAGCACCCGGCGAGGAAAAACCGGAGAGGACCTACGCCACCAGGGTTTACTTCTGCGGTGAGGCCGATGAGGAAGGCTGCGTTGAGCTTCCGCTTCAGAATATCAGATTGAAGGCCGTACCCGCCGTCCGCGGCAGGATGGCGGTCATCAACAACGCCGGCGCCACCGGCTTTAAGGTCTGCTCCCGGTGTGGGTATACCGTCCTCGGAGACGAACGGGTGAAAAATCCCCACCTCAGGCCCGGCGGTGACGAGTGTCAGGGAACGCTGCAAAGTTACCTTTCTCTCGGCCATGAGTTTGAAACCGATATTCTGAAGCTTACGTTTGAGGGATATGAAAATAGCGAGCTCGGCTTCTGGTATTCATTGCTCTATGCCCTGTTGGAGGGGATGAGCAAAGCATTGGATATCGAACGGCAGGACATCGACGGCTGTCTTTACCCTGCAGCTGCGAACCCGGCTGCCCGGACGCTGGTCCTGTTCGACGACGTGCCGGGCGGAGCAGGACACGTCAGGCGGATTGCCAATCCGGGGTCCCTGCTGCTGGTTTTGAGAACATCCCTGGAGCGCCTCCTGAACTGCGAATGCGGAGGCAGCGAGGGGGATGCCAGCTGCTACGGGTGCCTGCGGCATTACCGCAATCAATTCTGCCATGACCTGTTAAAGAGGGGTCCCGTCATCTCCTTCCTGCGGGACGTTCTCCTTCAGGTGGGAGCTGCAGTGCCGTAAGCAGCACCATTTCTTCGGGCATGAGAAATCCTGTTTTTGCAGTTTAACAGGAGGTTGTAGACCATTCTGCATTTGATGCTTATGCCTTCCTGATAGAGGCGCGAGGCAAGAGCGTTTTTTAGTAAAAATTTGTTTTTGGATAACAAACTTACTGACACTAATAATAACTTACATTATCTTATAATATCTTATGAAAGAGGTATAATAAAATTGACTGTCTGGATAGCTCTTCTCCGTAAGGCCGCGAGAGAACGAAATGCCGGAAATTTGGAAGAGGGTTATATTATTTCCCGGCATGCCCTTCAAAGAATGGGTGAACGGGGAATAGCAGAAGAGGATATAACGAAGTGCGGCCTGGAAGGGAAAGTATTGGAAACACAGGATCATGGCCGGGATATTAAAGTTCTTGTTCAGGGTGTCGATACCGATGGCCAGGACTTTTACATGATAGTGGCCTTGCGTTTTCCCAGACCGGTCATTGTTAC includes the following:
- a CDS encoding DUF4258 domain-containing protein gives rise to the protein MTVWIALLRKAARERNAGNLEEGYIISRHALQRMGERGIAEEDITKCGLEGKVLETQDHGRDIKVLVQGVDTDGQDFYMIVALRFPRPVIVTVCRFQDEAWEDLGPFKKRRKED